One window of Branchiostoma lanceolatum isolate klBraLanc5 chromosome 8, klBraLanc5.hap2, whole genome shotgun sequence genomic DNA carries:
- the LOC136440342 gene encoding uncharacterized protein yields the protein MAHSSKIVVADYNINDLDVDLEKDFEHYKFENIMGTISIDSRYLYYEVRTETFDPLKAKIEQDGVKKIKHFHLPKQHVTRVDPYNNKCTTDTTVYNNLVSDIIKHAVIENIYAPYAESFDDVKSLTNAIIKEVSGNVNVYFPNAVYDDGKEVDVFLSRCSENVRIFLPPEWEQKMTKKSLRFVKVMDDKKTNQVKRANSGKANALKLFHGLTSQYFGVTSLYSDTVNATDLFFQDHAYKFLHIRKTVDVLNKIKNKRSQEEEQQQISNSQDTLVGTSSEPNIVIGILDSGLKADHLAFRGRILAYKNFVDGSLPTSSTREDEAMECQHDETYDLTFDRNGHGTFCASIAAGDAFNFRLPDCTPPAREKQWQIGVAPFAKIIYGKVASWNGDTNPRLLTEGIKWLLEFPDGTDEKVDIISLSLGFQTFDEDLRKVILEANLRGKIIVCAASNDGRQQQTNIAFPARFGDVICVGSHSQNGQPSASSPIGREIDFMAPGENIWGASSAYVDGVIPKSGTSVATPFVAGIAAIVIKAAHHIGGEDLRRKVSNTAVMREILRKMASMPGHHDEAMGYGNLNPYRVFRYGEDFFKQIVDEIYCS from the exons ATGGCACATAGTTCGAAAATCGTTGTTGCTGACTACAACATTAATGACCTTGATGTTGATCTTGAGAAAGATTTTGAACATTATAAGTTTGAAAACATCATGGGTACAATCTCAATCGACAGTCGCTACTTATATTATGAGGTCAGAACGGAGACATTCGACCCTCTCAAAGCTAAAATCGAACAAGATGGCGTCAAGAAGATCAAACATTTCCATCTGCCCAAACAACATGTTACCAGAGTGGACCCATACAACAATAAATGTACGACGGATACAACTGTGTACAATAATCTCGTCAGCGACATTATTAAGCACGCGGTAATAGAAAACATTTACGCCCCGTACGCCGAATCTTTCGACGACGTCAAATCTCTCACCAATGCTATCATTAAGGAAGTGAGTGGTAATGTCAATGTTTACTTCCCGAACGCAGTATACGACGATGGCAAGGAGGTAGACGTCTTCCTCTCTCGATGTAGCGAGAATGTCAGAATCTTTTTACCCCCGGAATGGGAGCAGAAGATGACCAAGAAATCCCTGAGGTTCGTCAAAGTTATGGACGACAAGAAGACAAACCAAGTCAAACGCGCAAACTCAGGAAAAGCAAATGCACTGAAGCTTTTCCATGGTCTAACTTCGCAGTACTTTGGTGTGACTTCGCTGTACTCGGACACTGTCAATGCAACAGATTTGTTTTTCCAAGACCACGCCTACAAGTTTCTTCACATACGGAAGACTGTTGACGTGCTCAATAAGATAAAGAACAAACGTAGTCAAGAAGAAGAACAACAGCAAATAAGTAATTCGCAGGACACCCTAGTCGGTACATCAAGTGAACCTAATATAGTCATCGGTATCTTGGATTCAG GCTTGAAAGCTGACCACCTGGCGTTTAGGGGTAGAATCCTGGCCTATAAGAATTTTGTCGATGGCAGTCTTCCTACCAGTTCAACTCGTGAGGACGAAGCAATGGAATGTCAACATGACGAGACATATGACCTGACCTTTGATCGCAACGGACACGGCACCTTTTGCGCATCCATAGCAGCTGGAGACGCGTTTAATTTCAG GCTACCTGATTGCACCCCGCCCGCTCGCGAAAAACAATGGCAGATCGGTGTCGCGCCTTTTGCAAAGATCATCTACGGCAAGGTAGCGAGCTGGAACGGTGACACAAATCCTAGGCTGTTAACCGAAGGGATCAAATGGCTACTGGAGTTCCCAGATGGGACGGACGAAAAAGTGGACATCATTTCACTGTCTCTTGGATTCCAAACTTTCGATGAGGACCTACGGAAGGTTATCTTAGAAGCCAACTTGAGAG GAAAGATCATCGTCTGTGCCGCAAGTAATGATGGTCGCCAGCAGCAGACCAACATCGCTTTTCCTGCACGGTTTGGTGACGTCATCTGTGTTGGCAGCCACTCACAGAATGGTCAACCATCCGCCTCATCTCCGATTGGTCGGGAGATCGATTTTATGGCACCAG GTGAGAACATCTGGGGAGCTTCCTCGGCCTATGTAGATGGCGTGATTCCTAAGTCTGGAACATCCGTCGCAACACCTTTTGTGGCTGGCATAGCGGCTATCGTCATCAAGGCGGCGCACCACATCG GTGGTGAGGACTTGCGGAGAAAGGTCTCTAACACCGCCGTGATGCGTGAAATCCTCCGCAAGATGGCGTCCATGCCTGGTCATCATGACGAAGCCATGGGATATGGTAACCTCAATCCCTACCGTGTGTTCCGGTATGGGGAAGATTTCTTTAAGCAGATTGTTGACGAGATTTACTGTTCCTAA
- the LOC136439563 gene encoding gamma-aminobutyric acid receptor subunit beta-like yields MADPSCGQTSCKATFEEKAPSLNDVLTELKHINSNLASSNGRKWLSVNEEKIRVLITPTLFSLRDIDTVKQEFSAELWYEIFYKDPKLSGIKVREKVNWGDQWDPRIELRNTVRIDKMESKQNLIPVEGEAVPIVHEFRKVTATFKVDMDLTDFPFDKQKLTVQLMSGWSTKRVELRKNYGSNDVITEEDFSGTCRLICQMTMQINFLITALTFTTFSVRTDYRLSNTFTLLLTTVAIKLVVSQYLPTVSYMTLLDKYVVVCIFFQSCVALLNAVASALPEDSVKLCDQISATMLGVFVIVAHLVFGIIIWKTVSNNNKEVQTVTKNGKRLSVRIEEAYEKRRKYRERGETLKGSTESNMIIKGFTEEEVKWFQPSEEQGPSEEDRRLIL; encoded by the exons ATGGCCGATCCAAGTTGTGGACAAACTTCGTGCAAGGCAACGTTTGAAGAGAAG GCGCCCTCCCTGAACGATGTTTTGACTGAGCTAAAGCATATCAACAGCAACCTAGCGAGCAGCAATGGTCGGAAGTGGTTAAGCGTAAATGAAGAGAAG ATCCGTGTGCTGATCACCCCGACCCTGTTCTCACTCAGAGATATCGACACCGTCAAGCAGGAGTTCTCGGCAGAACTCTGGTACGAGATATTCTACAAGGACCCGAAGCTCAGTGGGATTAAAGTCAGGGAG AAAGTAAACTGGGGTGACCAATGGGATCCGCGAATCGAGCTGAGGAACACCGTGCGCATTGACAAGATGGAGAGTAAACAGAACCTAATCCCGGTGGAAGGGGAGGCCGTACCCATCGTACACGAATTCAGAAAGGTTACGGCAACCTTCAAGGTTGACATGGACCTCACCGACTTTCCTTTCGACAAACAG AAGCTGACTGTCCAACTGATGTCAGGCTGGTCAACCAAAAGAGTGGAGCTAAGAAAGAACTATGGGTCCAACGACGTCATTACGGAAGAAGATTTTTCAGGTACATGTCGTCTTATCTGTCAAATGACCATGCAGATTAAT TTCCTCATCACGGCCCTGACCTTCACCACGTTCTCCGTCCGAACGGACTACCGTCTCAGCAACACGTTCACTCTCCTGCTGACTACTGTAGCCATcaagctggtggtgtcccagtATCTCCCCACCGTCTCTTACATGACATTGTTG GACAAGTATGTGGTGGTGTGCATCTTCTTCCAGTCCTGCGTGGCACTGCTGAACGCTGTGGCCTCCGCCCTTCCGGAGGATTCCGTCAAGCTGTGTGACCAGATCTCTGCGACCATGCTTGGGGTTTTTGTAATCGTGGCACACCTTGTCTTTGGGATCATCATTTGGAAGACA GTgagtaacaacaacaaagaggTGCAAACGGTTACAAAAAACGGCAAG CGTCTCAGTGTACGAATCGAAGAAGCCTACGAGAAGCGTAGAAAATACAGGGAGCGTGGAGAGACACTAAAAGGGAGCACTGAGAGCAACATGATCATCAAGGGATTTACTGAAGAAGAAGTTAAATGG TTTCAGCCATCAGAAGAACAGGGTCCTAGTGAAGAGGACAGACGTTTGATTCTGTAA
- the LOC136440802 gene encoding uncharacterized protein yields MNTKGEATIAKDGFFMINVYGNVTYTPVYCDMESDPKAGWTLLVTSRSMAGWNKDNILSHNEGTPSLNADYSILGKADQIKMGTSANVVQYRLEAGSPGHWGGVWEAPVDYSFTHNMNDQTNVTLVAKFGDWDYGPRSIGQRMPWIVEDPTLPAVLTTAERPDEEWYGTIVGSDLGLPAFQGVNAPWIQNLTEAPGAIWYWMRELERYHLHVCESHVAGLTCGGGKVIDVTAAMYGRTSLLFCTEHLSQNSATDCEAAGSLQIVKSACDGLTSCTVHADNGLFGDPCRGVHKYLDITYNCVGPARSSGSPDEG; encoded by the exons ATGAACACCAAGGGGGAAGCCACGATCGCGAAGGATGGTTTCTTCATGATCAATGTCTATGGAAATGTTACATATACACCCGTTTACTGCGACATGGAAAGTGACCCTAAGGCTGGATGGACCCTTCTCGTTACCAGCAGGTCGATGGCAGGTTGGAATAAAGACAACATCCTGTCGCATAACGAAGGAACGCCTTCCTTGAATGCCGACTACTCCATTCTTGGAAAGGCTGACCAAATCAAAATGGGAACATCTGCAAATGTGGTCCAG TACCGACTCGAGGCAGGATCTCCTGGCCATTGGGGAGGAGTGTGGGAAGCACCTGTTGACTACTCCTTCACACACAACATGAACGACCAGACTAACGTGACTCTCGTCGCAAAGTTTGGTGACTGGGACTACGGACCACGCAGCATCGGCCAGAGGATGCCGTGGATTGTGGAGGACCCAACCCTGCCGGCCGTGCTGACAACGGCTGAGAGGCCTGACGAGGAGTGGTACGGCACTATCGTGGGGAGTGACCTCGGCCTTCCGGCGTTCCAAGGCGTCAATGCCCCGTGGATTCAGAACCTGACAGAAGCCCCTGGTGCCATTTGGTACTGGATGAGGGAGTTGG AGCGATACCATCTTCACGTGTGTGAAAGCCATGTAGCGGGCCTTACTTGCGGCGGTGGAAAGGTCATTGATGTGACAGCTGCCATGTATGGAAGGACCAGCCTGCTTTTCTGCACCGAGCACCTTAGCCAAAATT CGGCAACGGACTGTGAGGCGGCTGGGTCTCTTCAGATCGTGAAGTCTGCTTGTGATGGCCTCACGAGCTGCACCGTACATGCCGACAATGGACTCTTTGGAGATCCCTGTCGAGGTGTTCACAAGTACCTTGATATCACCTACAACTGTGTGGGCCCAGCACGTTCCTCTG GTTCCCCCGATGAGGGATAG
- the LOC136440737 gene encoding tripartite motif-containing protein 2-like isoform X2 — MAEPILSKISGDFLECTICLEPFKDPKALPCLHTFCEGCLNKVVEQQADVEGKFPCPTCRAGTVLPEDGVAGFRNNFYVQSLSDTVQAHKSLVGKYNEEMQCDVCEVEVASLGCVPCLEFLCDECACAHHRAKRTRSHEIIGSADLKEQLVTKTEEKENVLGNNVDEGIQVNKMEEEELHAETTFRFTVENFSKVVERKFSPAVFIHNMPWKLCMQPYYFSFAQQPIKNLAVYLYCVAGSRSSWSCHASAELRLIPVLRGVETIRRRLEHTFCTKYRSCGFMHFMSWRDVCNPQKGYIKDDTIILEAVVKADAPRGNSKGSL, encoded by the exons ATGGCAGAGCCAATTCTCAGCAAGATTTCGGGCGACTTCCTTGAGTGTACCATCTGCCTTGAGCCCTTTAAAGATCCCAAGGCCCTGCcgtgtcttcacaccttctgtgAGGGCTGCCTGAATAAGGTTGTTGAACAGCAAGCTGATGTTGAGGGCAAGTTTCCGTGTCCGACATGTCGGGCTGGCACCGTGCTACCAGAGGACGGCGTCGCTGGGTTCAGAAACAACTTCTATGTGCAGAGTTTGAGCGACACAGTTCAGGCCCACAAGAGTTTGGTTGGCAAGTATAATGAGGAAATGCAGTGTGATGTTTGTGAAGTGGAAGTGGCCAGTCTTGGCTGTGTTCCCTGCTTAGAGTTCCTGTGTGACGAGTGCGCTTGTGCCCACCACCGTGCCAAACGTACGCGCAGTCACGAGATCATCGGTTCAGCAGACCTGAAGGAACAGCTGGTAACCAAGACCGAAGAGAAAGAAAACGTTCTCGGGAACAATGTTGATGAAGGAATCCAGGTGAATAAGATGGAGGAAGAAGAGTTGCATGCCGAAACAACCTTTCGCTTCACAGTGGAGAACTTTAGCAAGGTGGTTGAGCGGAAGTTCAGTCCAGCTGTCTTCATACATAACATGCCATGGAAGCTGTGCATGCAGCCTTATTATTTCTCCTTTGCGCAGCAGCCCATCAAGAACCTAGCTGTCTACCTGTACTGTGTGGCTGGCTCCAGAAGTTCGTGGTCCTGCCATGCATCAGCTGAGCTACGGTTGATCCCAGTGTTAAGAGGTGTGGAGACTATAAGAAGAAGACTAGAACACACTTTCTGCACTAAGTATCGCAGCTGTGGGTTCATGCACTTCATGTCATGGCGAGACGTTTGCAATCCTCAGAAGGGATATATCAAGGATGATACGATCATACTGGAGGCTGTGGTGAAGGCAGATGCTCCTCGCG GAAACAGTAAAGGAAGTCTGTAA
- the LOC136440737 gene encoding tripartite motif-containing protein 2-like isoform X1 yields the protein MAEPILSKISGDFLECTICLEPFKDPKALPCLHTFCEGCLNKVVEQQADVEGKFPCPTCRAGTVLPEDGVAGFRNNFYVQSLSDTVQAHKSLVGKYNEEMQCDVCEVEVASLGCVPCLEFLCDECACAHHRAKRTRSHEIIGSADLKEQLVTKTEEKENVLGNNVDEGIQVNKMEEEELHAETTFRFTVENFSKVVERKFSPAVFIHNMPWKLCMQPYYFSFAQQPIKNLAVYLYCVAGSRSSWSCHASAELRLIPVLRGVETIRRRLEHTFCTKYRSCGFMHFMSWRDVCNPQKGYIKDDTIILEAVVKADAPRGEKGIFVEDSDGMHRTNLV from the coding sequence ATGGCAGAGCCAATTCTCAGCAAGATTTCGGGCGACTTCCTTGAGTGTACCATCTGCCTTGAGCCCTTTAAAGATCCCAAGGCCCTGCcgtgtcttcacaccttctgtgAGGGCTGCCTGAATAAGGTTGTTGAACAGCAAGCTGATGTTGAGGGCAAGTTTCCGTGTCCGACATGTCGGGCTGGCACCGTGCTACCAGAGGACGGCGTCGCTGGGTTCAGAAACAACTTCTATGTGCAGAGTTTGAGCGACACAGTTCAGGCCCACAAGAGTTTGGTTGGCAAGTATAATGAGGAAATGCAGTGTGATGTTTGTGAAGTGGAAGTGGCCAGTCTTGGCTGTGTTCCCTGCTTAGAGTTCCTGTGTGACGAGTGCGCTTGTGCCCACCACCGTGCCAAACGTACGCGCAGTCACGAGATCATCGGTTCAGCAGACCTGAAGGAACAGCTGGTAACCAAGACCGAAGAGAAAGAAAACGTTCTCGGGAACAATGTTGATGAAGGAATCCAGGTGAATAAGATGGAGGAAGAAGAGTTGCATGCCGAAACAACCTTTCGCTTCACAGTGGAGAACTTTAGCAAGGTGGTTGAGCGGAAGTTCAGTCCAGCTGTCTTCATACATAACATGCCATGGAAGCTGTGCATGCAGCCTTATTATTTCTCCTTTGCGCAGCAGCCCATCAAGAACCTAGCTGTCTACCTGTACTGTGTGGCTGGCTCCAGAAGTTCGTGGTCCTGCCATGCATCAGCTGAGCTACGGTTGATCCCAGTGTTAAGAGGTGTGGAGACTATAAGAAGAAGACTAGAACACACTTTCTGCACTAAGTATCGCAGCTGTGGGTTCATGCACTTCATGTCATGGCGAGACGTTTGCAATCCTCAGAAGGGATATATCAAGGATGATACGATCATACTGGAGGCTGTGGTGAAGGCAGATGCTCCTCGCGGTGAGAAAGGAATCTTTGTTGAAGACAGTGATGGCATGCATAGAACCAACCTTGTTTAA